In Phocoena phocoena chromosome 8, mPhoPho1.1, whole genome shotgun sequence, the following are encoded in one genomic region:
- the LOC136126599 gene encoding calcitonin gene-related peptide 1-like isoform X1: MGFWKFPPFLVLSILVLNQAGMLQAVPFRWALENGFDPATLTNKEMRLLLAAMMNDYVQMKACELKQETGGLQEREGSRITAQKRSCNTAACVTHKMAGWLSRSESVVKNNFTPTNVGSKAFGWHRSDLQA, from the exons ATGGGCTTCTGGAAGTTCCCCCCGTTCCTGGTCCTCAGCATTCTAGTCCTGAACCAGGCAGGTATGCTCCAGGCAGTGCCATTCAG GTGGGCCTTGGAGAATGGCTTTGATCCCGCTACACTCACCAATAAGGAAATGCGCCTCCTACTGGCTGCAATGATGAACGATTATGTGCAGATGAAGGCCTGTGAGCTGAAGCAAGAGACAGGAGGGCTTCAG GAGAGAGAGGGCAGCC gcatcaCTGCCCAGAAGAGATCCTGTAACACTGCGGCCTGTGTGACCCATAAGATGGCGGGCTGGCTGAGCAGGTCTGAGAGTGTGGTTAAGAACAACTTCACGCCCACCAACGTGGGCTCCAAAGCCTTTGGCTGGCACCGCAGCGACCTTCAGGCCTGA
- the LOC136126599 gene encoding calcitonin receptor-stimulating peptide 3-like isoform X2, whose translation MGFWKFPPFLVLSILVLNQAGMLQAVPFRWALENGFDPATLTNKEMRLLLAAMMNDYVQMKACELKQETGGLQKRSCNTAACVTHKMAGWLSRSESVVKNNFTPTNVGSKAFGWHRSDLQA comes from the exons ATGGGCTTCTGGAAGTTCCCCCCGTTCCTGGTCCTCAGCATTCTAGTCCTGAACCAGGCAGGTATGCTCCAGGCAGTGCCATTCAG GTGGGCCTTGGAGAATGGCTTTGATCCCGCTACACTCACCAATAAGGAAATGCGCCTCCTACTGGCTGCAATGATGAACGATTATGTGCAGATGAAGGCCTGTGAGCTGAAGCAAGAGACAGGAGGGCTTCAG AAGAGATCCTGTAACACTGCGGCCTGTGTGACCCATAAGATGGCGGGCTGGCTGAGCAGGTCTGAGAGTGTGGTTAAGAACAACTTCACGCCCACCAACGTGGGCTCCAAAGCCTTTGGCTGGCACCGCAGCGACCTTCAGGCCTGA